Genomic segment of Arachis hypogaea cultivar Tifrunner chromosome 16, arahy.Tifrunner.gnm2.J5K5, whole genome shotgun sequence:
TCAGGAACTTAGTGCATATTATAGCTGAGAATTTGTTGATGGTCTTTCTCCCTAGGATGATATTGTAGGCTGTGGAGTCTCTGAGGACTACAAAGTCTGCCATAACCGATTTTCTGGTGTCACCGGTTCCCAGGCAGATTGGGAGAGAGATCGTCCCGTCAGGTTTAATGTAGTTATCGCTTAGTCCCATGACTCCGTGCTGGTGATTCTTGAGGTCAGACTCCTTGAGCCCCATGGCGTCGAACACGTTTCTGAATAGGATGTTAGAATCAGCTCCCGTGTCGACGAAGATTCGTCTGACTAATCCTGTCCCGACCATCACAGTAACCACTATGGGGGGGGGGGTTCTCGGGGAGGTCGTGAAACCATTTATCTTCCAAACCAAAGGATATCGTGGGAGATCTTTTGCTGGCGACGGGACCTTCTGTCGAGATGGAAAGTACCCGGGTATCCTTTTTTGCTGCCGATTTGGATTTAGGAGGGCTGTCGCGCCCGACCACGATGTTGACCACAAAGGTTTGGGGGTTATTGGAATCCCCTATGGATTCTTGCCTTGGCTTGACAGTTCGGCTACGATCTTCCTCAGAGCGCTCTCGTTCTTGTCTCCTCAGTTCTCTGATGAGCCGGGAGAATTCACTCAGCTTTCCTTCTCTGATGGCCTGCTCTAAGGCATCTTTGAGGTCGAAGCAGTCTTGGGTTTTGTGACCAAATCCCTTGTGATAATCGCAGTAAAGGCTTTAGTTGCCTCCCGTTCTTTCTTTCAATGGTCTAGGTCTGGATAGGATTCCTTTGTCTGTAATTTGTTGGTAAACCTCTACTATGGGCATCGTAAGTGACGTGTAATTTGTGAACCTTCCTACCCGTGGGGGTTGCTTGGCTAGGGTGCCGTCCCTGGGAGCTTCCTTGTATCTGTCGAACTGGGGGGCCTGCCGAGCTGAAGGGTTTGGGAGCTGCCGTTTGTTGGCTGCTACAACCTGACTCACTTCCTCATCATTGATGTATTCCTTGGCCACGTTTTGAATTTCTTGCATGGAACAGACATGCTTAGTAGTGAGGTGCTTCCTAAAGTCCTCGTTTAGCAGGCCGTTCGTTAGGCAGAGACTAGCGACTGAGTTCGTAAGGCCGTCGATCTCCAAGCACTCATCATTGAATCTGTCTAGGAACTTCCTGGTCGGCTCCCCGGGTTTTTGGGTAACCCCTAGTAAGTTGATTGGGTGTTTTGCCTTGGCTATGCGCGTCGTGAACCAAGCCAGGAAGCTTTGGGAAATGTCTGCAAAAGCTGTGATGGATCCTtgtgggagggcgttgaaccatcgGATCGCTGGGCCGGCTAGCGTTACGGGGAATGCTCGGCATCTGACCGCATCGCCTACTCCTTCTAAGTTCATTCTTTCTTCAAAAGCTGTGAGGTGCTCCTGAGGGTCCTTAGTCCCGTCGTACCTCATGTTCGTCGGCTTGTCGAAGTTCTTCGGAAGCCGGACCTTGAGGATTGAGGGTTGGAAGGGAGTGGCTCCCATGATGATGGGATCCTGTTGTTTCTTGGCTTTCCCTCTCTGGGACTCCCCGCGGGTCTCGGACCTGCCCTGGGTAGGTCGGGAGGTCGCCTATGTATGCGCCTCGTCGTGCTTTGTCAGGCTCCTTTCTCGGCTCTCGTGTCTTCGGGAGGGGGAGCGAGTGCGGGTGCGGGATTGGCTGACGTCGCCGTGGGAGTGGCTGATGTCTCCGTGGGATCGGCTCCTCGCTGCCAGCTCTCGCTCAAGGTTTTGTACTCTGTGTCCGAGCTCTTGCATGATCTTGGCGCTGTCGGCCCCCGTTCCTCCGAAGGGACATCTTTCAGGGGTCTTGGTGTAGATTGGTTGGTTTGGCTGAACGGAGGATCGTGGCTGTTCGCCGGCATGGACTGTCGAACTCGCCCTACTCAGGCGGGCCCCGCCTCCTTCTCGGAGTTCCTCCGAAGTGGGGAGTCGCTCCATGTCTGCTCCAGGGTTCCTACAGACAGCGCCAATGTTCGTCACCTGGTGATCTCGGGTGCTCGACGGGTTGGGTGATTGCGAGGGGATGAGCGGGTGAGACCCTGAAGTAACGCGGAGCGGGTTCTTGGTCTATAGCTGGAGACTGGTGGAATTGGTGGTGTGACGGACGAGAGAGGGGGGTGGCCGcttgcaaggacactccgacgatCAAGTCAGTGTCCGTACGAAATGATAGCCAGATTAGGAAAGGTGATAGGTACCTCGGGGGGAGT
This window contains:
- the LOC112757427 gene encoding uncharacterized protein, with the translated sequence MGATPFQPSILKVRLPKNFDKPTNMRYDGTKDPQEHLTAFEERMNLEGVGDAVRCRAFPVTLAGPAIRWFNALPQGSITAFADISQSFLAWFTTRIAKAKHPINLLGVTQKPGEPTRKFLDRFNDECLEIDGLTNSVASLCLTNGLLNEDFRKHLTTKHVCSMQEIQNVAKEYINDEEVSQVVAANKRQLPNPSARQAPQFDRYKEAPRDGTLAKQPPRVGRFTNYTSLTMPIVEVYQQITDKGILSRPRPLKERTGGN